The sequence aaaaattgttttctcaaAATCCATAGCTAATTTTCAAAAACGCTAAAAGACGTGTCCAATAAAATATTCCagagaatatttaaacaaatttttacaattttatctggtcaagtttttaaattatagatatttgacaaatttcatgaaaaaaaaaatatttctccaaaaaaaatttttttctcaaaatccatagctaattttcaaaaacgctgaaagaggtgtccaatcaaatatTCCAGAGAATATTTACacaaattttcacaattttatctggtctagtttttgagttatggacattttgacaaatttcaagaaaaaaaaattatttttccaaaaaaattttatttctcaaaatccatagccaattttcaaaaacgctgaaagaggtgtccaatcaaatatTCCAGAGAATATTTACacaaattttcacaattttatcTGGTCAAGttcttgagttatggacattttgacaaatttctagaaaaaaaaaattatttttccaaaaaattttttttttctcaaaatccaTAGCTAATTTTCAAAAACGCTAAAAGACGTGTCCAATCAAATATTCCAGAGAATATTTAcacaaattttcagaattttatctggtcaagtttttgagttatggacattttgacaaatttcaagaaaaaaaaattattttccaaaaaaattttttttctcaaaatccatagctaattttgaaaaacgctgaaagaCGTATCCAATCAAATATTCCagagaatatttaaacaaatttttacaattttatctggtcaagtttttgagttatggcattttgacaaatttcaaggaaaaaaaattatttttccaaaaactcaAAATCCATAGCTAATTTTCAAAAACGCTTAAAGACGTgtccaataaaatattttagagaatttcaagaaaaaaaattaatttttccaaaaaaaaaaatttttctcaaaattctgtgccaatttaaaaaaaacgttgaaAGACGTGTCCAATCAAATATTCCAgagaatatttatataaattttcacaattttatctggtcaagtttttgagttatgaacattttgacaaatttcaagaaaaaaaattaatttttccaaaaaaaaaaatttttctcaaaattctgtgccaatttaaaaaaacgctaaaaGACGTGTCCAATCAAATATTCCagagaatatttaaacaaatttttacaattttatctggtcaagtttttgagttatggacattttgacaaatttcaagaaaaaaaaattatttttccaaaaaaattttttttttcataatccATAGCTAATTTTCAAAAACGCTGAAAAACGTGTCCAATTAAATATTCCagagaatatttaaacaaatttttacaattttatctggtcaagtttttgagttatggacattttgacaaatttcaagaaaaaaaaattatttttccaaaaaattttttttttcataatccATAGCTAATTTTCAAAAACGCTGAAAAACGTGTCCAATTAAATATTCCAGAGAATATTTAAGCAAATTTTCACAATTGTATCTGGTCAAGTTTTTGAGACACTTTTAGACCTAAGTGAGGCATTCGATAccttcaataatattttttcttgcatTCTAAAGAATGCAAAATAACTcatggtgtgccacagggttctattttggggccacttctctttattatttatgtcaatGATATCGACAGGTCAATTGAGTCTAGGCTGCTGCTGTTTGCAGGAGTACTAGTTTGCAAGAACTGGAGCTGTTGCTGGTGGAGGTGAAGTCAGATTTGGGCAAGTGGTTCAGTGCAAATAGActaaatgtcaacaaaacggAGGAAGTCCTATTCTCTTTGAGAAATACAGAGGGTACCAATGTTGAGAGTTCGGATGGGGTGAGATTCTTGGGTGTTCACTTAGATCCTACTATGATATTTGATAAGCAAGTGGAGTTCATTGCAAATaaattggcaaaacaaatatttcttttaaaacgcTTAAAAGGCACAGTAAATAAGGATGTTTTGTTAATGGTTTACCATGCGCTAATACAGTCCACCTGCAAATTATGGTCTCTTGGCTTGGGGTCAAGCACCTCAAGCTAGGAGAATCTTTAAACTGCAGAGAAAAGCTCTGAGGTTGTCAAGGGACGATGTGAGAGactctttcaaaaaacttaaaattcttacaCTTCCATCACGGTATATCTTTGAATGtctaatatatacaaaaaataatttacataaatatacccAGAGATCAGAAATTCATACTCACAGCACTCGACAAGTAGATTTCCTGGAAATGCACTTTCTAAGACTCAATAAATCTCGTATCTCAACTACTTATTATGCcccaagcttttttaataaacttcttaataatattaaagctctaaatgaaaaactttttgctgcctcagtaaaaaaattacttgctgATAGAGCCTTCTATAGCTTTGATGAGTATCTACAAGCTCAACTGTGAAAATTGATGAAAATGACACAAAAATAGGTTTTAGGAAATTGAAATTGGGGTCTCCAGAATGTTAACTGTTTGTAAAttgtgattattttatttagtatttgtgAGATTGTATCTtgggtgttatttttttaatataaggattttaatttgcaatgtaaaactttaataatttgtaagtgaaatatttttttaatatgtatttatctaCTTGTGACGAttgtaagcatttttttttcgtaggcatgaataaactttactttttattgCACCACTAGCTAAAGTTATAAATACTGCCGTACACAAATCAATTTCTTCAAATATCCTTTAAGGAAGCTTTAGTACCTCCAAAGTTTACAGAATCAAACACTTTATTTCTGTAAACTTTGGTAACTCCTACCTTTAAAAATGAGCTGAGGCTGCCTAGAAACACCATATAAAACTTATTGTCAGAGGATTGGGATGTAGGGATAATTGTAAAGACAgaggaaaattaaaacataaaatctttttgaaggtttattatttacaaaactcTTACAAACTATCtaaaaattgctttaacttTGACTGTTTTTTCTCAGCACCACCGTTTTTCAATAATTCACTCAAAGTATTCAGACTTTTCTGTTTTAATCGGTCTTTCGCTTTCGAGATAGAGGTCGATGGCTGTAACTGTTTTGGGGCCAAAGCAGGTTTCTTCTTTGACACTTTCAAGTTTTGTTTCTGCTTTTTCCCTTTTCGCTTCAAACTTCCTGCAGGTTGTAAGGCCCTAATGTTGCTCATCGACACTGTTTGGTTCAGTTTTGAGGGTGACATTGATGGTACAGTATCGGAGTTCTCGTTGGTCGGTTTTTTGGGTCTTGGGGCTTTTGTGGATGATACAAATACAACACTTTCATTTAGGCCGCATAGtttgtcttttttcttttttttctttttcttttttttaggttgTTCTTGGGGGGTTTGTGCCACTTTTGGCAGTTTAGGTTTGTCCAAGAGCACTTCACTTGGTTTCTTACAAAAGCTACAAGTTATCacctagaaaattaaaattgttcacATTCTTTTACTGTCATCTAGTGGAGGTCAAAGAATGATAACCAAAGAGTAAATTCCTCCATGAAATGagataaaaatcaatattatactttaattatgtaaaaagttatagcaaatttaatctAAAGCTTCTGTTACACAAAGTTTGTTTCTCTCTTAAAGAATGTTATACAAAACTTCCCTCAATGTAAATGTTAGCAATGAAAAGAATGGATGCAAAATTCAAAGAAAGTCGAGTGATTATTACAATTCCTATACCTAATCTATGAATAAATGATAAAAGTGCTTAAATTCAACAGGATTATAAACTGGAATTTAATCCAAATGAAAAACAATCATGCTTTGATCCTAAATTTTAACTGTAATATCAGATATCTCAAAGGAAGTAAAATGGTTTCCTAAAACTGtctttaaaaataaccaaaacaTACAATTTTCTTCCCAATACCCCATAATAACTACTAAAAATCATATAGGACAAACATACCAACTTATTTTGCCTTTTAACCTCGGTAATGTGCTCCCTGAAcagtttcttataataaatcttCTGATAAGGTGTTAAACTGTTTGTCCCTTTCGTCTTgactttattaattaactttttggCGAAAGCAGTCAACTTTACTGGTTGAATTTCAATGTTTGTGGTGTCACCCTCTGAAAAGTTCATGAAACACCTCTCGCACCTCTCGTAAGATTTCTTTTCTGGTAAGAACATGTGTCTTCGCAGTTCCATTAGTCTACAGTTTGTTCTAAAATGGACTAATTTAAAGAATTGCGTGATTAATTGGGGAACATTACCTGTAGAGGGATTTTAGTGTTGGTACATTTAGGGGGTCCATAAAAGTGAGGTTATGAAGGTATTTTATGGAGTTACGGATGATTAATCTGTCTCGATCATCCGCGTAGGCAATATCCTCTTTATTCATTGTGGTTTTTTCGCTATATTAAGTGAGTTTatagttttaaatgaaaaagttgtaaataaaaacaaacttaagAAAAAGGCACTTTATAGGTTATGTTATACTTATGACAAACCATATTGACAGACAATCGGTTGCTAAATGTCACTAGATTCAAACAGAGTTGCCAACACTaaggaaatttcaaaaaaagttttggAGTTGTTTTTCGCAATTTGATAAGTATACGGTTAAGAGa comes from Anthonomus grandis grandis chromosome 4, icAntGran1.3, whole genome shotgun sequence and encodes:
- the LOC126735196 gene encoding uncharacterized protein LOC126735196, which translates into the protein MNKEDIAYADDRDRLIIRNSIKYLHNLTFMDPLNVPTLKSLYRTNCRLMELRRHMFLPEKKSYERCERCFMNFSEGDTTNIEIQPVKLTAFAKKLINKVKTKGTNSLTPYQKIYYKKLFREHITEVKRQNKLVITCSFCKKPSEVLLDKPKLPKVAQTPQEQPKKKKKKKKKKDKLCGLNESVVFVSSTKAPRPKKPTNENSDTVPSMSPSKLNQTVSMSNIRALQPAGSLKRKGKKQKQNLKVSKKKPALAPKQLQPSTSISKAKDRLKQKSLNTLSELLKNGGAEKKQSKLKQFLDSL